The proteins below are encoded in one region of Pygocentrus nattereri isolate fPygNat1 chromosome 13, fPygNat1.pri, whole genome shotgun sequence:
- the ep300a gene encoding histone acetyltransferase p300 isoform X1, whose protein sequence is MAENVLESGPPSAKRPKLSSPALSASASDGNDFGSLLDLEHDLPDELISSSELGLANGGDLGQLHTSLGGGAGGSMLGGLGTGQDAAAKHKQLSELLRSGAPPVGAQQQGGSPAGASMGRSQGPQSMGPQGQQHLSPQQANLMQQQQQMAGMVGSMNRAMLGPQKGNGQQQAGGPTPQQQVMMGGQMMNGSPRMGYPNPGMGSNSNLLAETLQQQTAGGPGGLRAQQPGALSKMGMMGSAGPYGGPYSQNAGQGHSGAGLAPQLMNKPGMPNSLAQFNMDKKPQPMPGMPTMASQQSPAGGAGTGGAAGMVPNTQGGLGPASAVGVPPTADPEKRKLIQQQLVLLLHAHKCQRREQANGEVRQCNLPHCRTMKNVLNHMTHCQAGKSCQVAHCASSRQIISHWKNCTRHDCPVCLPLKNAGDKRNQQCESLLGTANVGLGPALGSTPGPHSAPNLNTPGQIDPSSIERAYAALGLTYQGNQGPSQPAQQTPRAHNTMGGNPMGVNGAVGVQSQNQPSSLLQDTMLHLNMNSQNLMNDSSGVGNVGSMPVATPAAGPGMRKSWHEDITQDLRNHLVHKLVQAIFPTPDPAALKDRRMENLVAYARKVEGDMYESANSRAEYYHLLAEKIYKIQKELEEKRRTRLQKQGMMPTQPGMPPTGLQQAPPGMVQPGPPTGLPPNGPLSDPSMVRPGGPNQMVNRMQNPAGMNPFNQMQAMGQRSTPPLPLNASLNQMGMGPARMAAPNVAQMQNQYLPPGQFSGSGPLLGSGPVGMTQPGAQSSMAQPGPMSTPPSLSASSPLAQPGSAGGMGSGASVGSLGPNSGVGMPPSSTPSQSMNLPHCPPVRQSSPSPARSRTPTPHLTPPPSLSGSHTPQPHTPSLPLLAPGAGQQQLPQPANSDKAMQLQQQQSLGGTSATPNAAPQHPPTPLSQKGSLPVDGQATTPASVSSVDASSQQVPSDITATLEPKMEIKQPEEEEEDEEVDESMKGGRTGKKGDLKTEEKPEIKKEEASGEECKSTLMETSTEPGEDKKPEIKIKPKEEDAGTGSTGPHSSHSGVPSKKKIFKPEELRQALMPTLESLYRQDPESLPFRQPVDPSLLGIPDYFDIVKNPMDLSTIKRKLDTGQYQEPWQYVDDIWLMFNNAWLYNRKTSRVYKYCSKLAEVFEQEIDPVMQSLGYCCGRKLEFSPQTLCCYGKQLCTIPRDAAYFSYQNRYHFCEKCFNEIQGESVSLGDDPSQPQTSINKDQFEKKKNDTLDPELFVECMDCGRKMHQICVLHNDTIWPLGFVCNGCLKMSNKTRKENKYAAKRLPQTKLGNFLETRVNDYLKRQNHPESGEVTVRVVHVSDKVVEVKPGMKSRFVENGEMAESFPYRSKALFAFEDIDGADVCFFGMHVQEYGSDCPPPNQRRVYISYLDSVHFFQPRCLRTAIYHEILIGYLEYVKKLGFTTGHIWACPPSEGDDYIFHCHPADQKIPKPKRLQEWYKKMLDKAVAERIVHDYKDIFKQATEDRLTSAKELPYFEGDFWPNVLEESIKELEQEEEERKREENSTSSESVDATKGDSKNAKKKNNKKTSKNKSSLSRANKKKPGMPNVSNDLSQKLYATMEKHKEVFFVIRLIAGPNSNALPPIIDPDPLMACDLMDGRDAFLTLARDKHLEFSSLRRSTWSSMCMLVELHNQSQDRFVYTCNECKHHVETRFHCTVCEDYDLCITCYKTKGHEHKMEKLGLGLDDESNNQAAASMQSPGDSRRLSIQRCIQSLVHACQCRNANCSLPSCQKMKRVVQHTKGCKRKTNGGCPICKQLIALCCYHAKHCQENKCPVPFCLNIKQKLRQQQLQHRVQQAQMLRRRMASMQRTGQSPIGGNGGLPSPGNNGTTGPGTPTPSTQPPTPQTPTQQCPPPVPQPGVAGGPQQQLAGMVQHHQFQQLPPGGGMMNSPQQQMVQQQQPQPPSVQQLQHPNSLPPYVQRPPGSSPLSQSMGKPGMGPASLPQQQQTNSGQSNFPQQQPPGPPAAALEMALKIQRVAETQRQMAKQKNLQIGAGMQQQGGPQNQLPPQVQLPQQAPQGGAPLQPPQQQWGSPSMPPQQRMMGQMAHPGMVPAQQQQQVAQQQVVQQQLQLPLQQQQQGHPGVMGMMGNPGGATGAGTGTGGLSQSALQDLLRTLRSPSSPLQQQQVLNILRSNPQLMATFIKQRAPRYLGRGGPGAGGAGPTVMDGQQVNAGTPQPGMHMGQGAGMPPMNPLQQQQQQIQQRSMMGVNMQQQQQMAALQQQQQQQQQQGVMPGQGNMSNISPQFRELMRKHLQQQQQQQQQQQQQQQQQQQMGNHSQFQHPPQQQQHGYLGQPGMPPQQPGQPQAAGLQQQQGGPQPGMQNYSGSMSQQVAAALQQRVHQMQQQQQQNAMSGLQGGDLGPGGGGGGGPLQQQQLPPPQGGSQPQPPQAMLQQALHQRLLQQQHLGGGSPAQHNSPMSPQQQMSQSPHLQGQQLPTSLSNQVRSPQPSPRPQSQPPNSSPSPRMQPQPSPHRISPQTQTGSPHPGHLPQHHAGMVAPPPPQQPPQPSQQQQNNSLDQAQFGSDQNTMLSQLGGMGNLHGQGANDMLAGNNQDMGTNINHSSLDLM, encoded by the exons ATGGCCGAGAACGTTCTGGAGTCTGGCCCGCCTTCAGCCAAGAGGCCTAAACTATCCTCTCCGGCACTTTCTGCCTCAGCCAGCGATGGAAACG acTTTGGCTCCCTCCTTGACCTGGAGCATGACCTCCCAGATGAGCTCATCAGCTCCTCTGAGCTGGGCCTGGCAAACGGAGGAGACCTGGGCCAGCTTCACACCAGTCTGGGTGGTGGAGCTGGAGGCAGCATGCTTGGAGGGCTTGGAACTGGCCAAGATGCAGCAGCCAAGCACAAGCAACTCTCCGAGCTCCTGCGGTCTGGTGCACCACCCGTAGGGGCACAGCAGCAGGGAGGAAGCCCAGCAGGGGCTTCGATGGGGCGATCTCAGGGTCCTCAGAGCATGGGCCCACAAGGCCAACAACACCTGTCCCCACAGCAGGCCAACCtgatgcagcagcagcaacagatggCAGGGATGGTGGGCAGCATGAACAGAGCCATGCTTGGACCTCAGAAAGGAAATGGTCAGCAGCAGGCAGGAGGGCCTACGCCTCAGCAGCAAGTCATGATGGGAGGGCAGATGATGAATGGCTCACCCAGAATGGGATATCCTAATCCAGGCATGGGCAGTAACAGTAATCTACTGGCAGAGACCCTGCAACAGCAGACGGCAGGAGGCCCAGGAGGACTCCGCGCACAGCAGCCTGGAGCACTGAGCAAG ATGGGGATGATGGGATCTGCAGGCCCCTATGGAGGCCCCTATAGTCAGAACGCAGGGCAGGGTCACAGTGGTGCAGGGCTGGCCCCGCAGCTCATGAACAAACCAGGTATGCCCAACAGCCTGGCCCAGTTCAACATGGACAAGAAACCCCAGCCCATGCCAGGCATGCCAACCATG gcttcCCAGCAAtcaccagcaggtggcgctggaACTGGTGGGGCTGCTGGTATGGTCCCCAACACCCAGGGAGGGCTTGGCCCAGCATCAGCAGTGGGTGTTCCTCCAACAGCTGACCCAGAGAAGCGCAAACTCATACAGCAGCAGCTGGTCCTCTTGCTGCATGCTCACAAGTGCCAGCGGCGTGAGCAAGCTAATGGGGAGGTACGGCAGTGCAACCTGCCCCACTGCCGCACCATGAAGAACGTTCTGAACCACATGACACACTGCCAGGCTGGCAAGTCCTGTCAGG TGGCACACTGTGCCTCATCCAGACAGATAATCTCGCACTGGAAGAACTGCACACGGCATGACTGCCCTGTCTGTCTGCCACTGAAGAATGCAGGAGACAAGAGGAATcagcagtgtgagt CCCTGCTTGGAACTGCTAATGTGGGTTTAGGCCCAGCTTTGGGAAGCACACCAGGTCCACACAGTGCTCCCAATCTTAACACCCCAGGCCAGATAGACCCCAGCTCTATTGAGAGGGCTTATGCAGCTCTGGGCCTCACTTACCAGGGTAACCAGGGACCCTCTCAGCCTGCCCAGCAAACACCTCGGGCGCACAACACAATGG GTGGAAACCCAATGGGTGTAAATGGGGCTGTGGGTGTCCAATCTCAGAATCAGCCATCTAGCCTTCTTCAAGATACTATGCTGCATCTCAACATGAACTCTCAGAA TCTGATGAATGACAGCAGTGGTGTGGGCAATGTTGGCTCCATGCCTGTGGCCACTCCAGCTGCCGGTCCTGGCATGAGGAAGAGCTGGCATGAGGACATCACCCAGGATCTGCGCAACCACCTCGTGCATAAACT TGTCCAAGCCATCTTCCCTACCCCAGATCCAGCTGCACTGAAGGATCGGCGTATGGAGAACCTAGTGGCTTATGCTCGTAAAGTAGAGGGGGATATGTATGAATCTGCAAACAGCAGG GCAGAGTACTACCACCTATTGGCAGAGAAGATCTATAAGATCCAGAAGGAACTGGAAGAAAAACGGCGAACACGACTGCAAAAGCAGGGCATGATGCCCACTCAACCTGGAATGCCCCCCACAGGCTTGCAGCAGGCCCCACCTGGCATGGTGCAGCCAGGGCCACCTACAGGACTTCCCCCAA ATGGCCCTCTCTCGGATCCGTCAATGGTGCGTCCTGGTGGACCAAACCAGATGGTGAACAGGATGCAGAACCCTGCTG GAATGAATCCATTTAATCAAATGCAGGCCATGGGTCAGCGGTCCACGCCTCCTCTTCCACTCAATGCATCCCTCAACCAG atGGGTATGGGGCCTGCAAGGATGGCAGCACCAAATGTTGCTCAAATGCAGAATCAGTACCTACCCCCTGGCCAATTTTCAGGTTCAGGCCCATTGCTTGGCTCTGGCCCTGTTGGTATGACACAGCCTGGCGCTCAGAGTAGCATGGCCCAG ccAGGGCCAATGTCAACCCCACCATCTCTGTCAGCCAGTAGTCCTTTAGCCCAGCCTGGCTCTGCTGGAGGAATGGGCAGTGGGGCCTCAGTGGGTTCTCTTGGTCCCAACAGTGGAGTTGGCATGCCCCCGTCATCGACCCCCTCTCAGTCTATGAACCTTCCGCATTGTCCACCCGTCCGACAGAGTTCTCCTTCTCCAGCACGCAGCCGCACACCCACTCCACACCTCACACCACCTCCGAGCCTTTCAGGCTCGCACACCCCCCAACCCCACACCCCCAGTCTACCCCTTTTGGCTCCGggtgctggtcagcagcagttACCTCAGCCTGCAAACTCTGACAAAGCCATGCAACTCCAGCAACAGCAGTCATTAGGTGGGACTTCAGCAACACCAAATGCTGCTCCCCAGCATCCGCCTACTCCA TTGTCTCAAAAGGGCTCTCTGCCGGTTGATGGCCAGGCTACTACTCCTGCCTCTGTTAGCAGCGTGGATGCTTCCTCTCAGCAGGTTCCTTCAGACATCACTGCCACCCTTGAGCCCAAGATGGAAATCAAGcaaccagaggaggaggaggaggatgaggaagtAGATGAATCGATGAAGGGAGGAAGGACTGGAAAGAAAGGAGACctaaaaacagaggaaaagccAGAG ATAAAGAAAGAGGAGGCATCAGGTGAAGAATGCAAAAGTACACTCATGGAGACATCCACAGAGCCAGGGGAGGACAAAAAGCCTGAGATAAAGATTAAGCCTAAAGAGGAGGATGCTGGTACAGGGTCCACAGGCCCCCACAGCTCACACTCTGGAGTGCCCTCTAAAAAGAAGA TCTTCAAACCTGAGGAGCTGAGACAGGCTCTGATGCCCACACTGGAGTCTCTCTATCGACAGGACCCTGAGTCTCTACCCTTCCGCCAACCTGTGGATCCTTCATTGCTGGGAATACCT GATTATTTTGATATTGTGAAGAATCCTATGGACTTGTCGACTATCAAAAGGAAACTTGACACAGGCCAGTATCAGGAGCCATGGCAGTATGTGGATGATATCTGGCTTATGTTCAACAATGCCTGGCTGTACAACCGCAAGACATCACGGGTCTACAAGTACTGCTCTAAACTGGCGGAGGTGTTTGAGCAGGAGATTGACCCTGTCATGCAGAGCCTTGGCTATTGCTGTGGGAGAaag CTGGAGTTCTCCCCTCAAACTCTTTGCTGCTATGGGAAGCAGCTATGCACTATACCACGAGATGCTGCTTACTTTAGTTACCAAAACAG GTACCACTTCTGTGAGAAGTGTTTCAACGAGATCCAGGGTGAAAGCGTGTCCTTAGGGGATGATCCATCCCAGCCTCAGAC GTCCATCAACAAGGAtcagtttgaaaagaagaagaatgataCACTTGACCCTGAGTT GTTTGTGGAATGTATGGACTGTGGGCGGAAAATGCATCAGATATGTGTTCTGCACAATGACACTATTTGGCCATTAGG CTTCGTGTGTAATGGGTGTCTAAAGATGTCCAACAAGACccgtaaagaaaataaatatgctGCTAAAA GGCTGCCGCAGACTAAACTGGGCAACTTCTTAGAAACTCGGGTTAACGACTATCTGAAGCGGCAAAACCATCCAGAGTCTGGTGAAGTCACAGTTCGAGTTGTCCATGTCTCTGATAAGGTGGTAGAGGTCAAACCAGGCATGAAGTCCAG GTTTGTGGAAAATGGTGAAATGGCAGAGTCTTTCCCATATAGATCAAAAGCCCTGTTTGCTTTTGAGGACATTGATGGTGCTGATGTCTGTTTTTTCGGCATGCATGTACAGGAATATGGTTCTGACTGCCCACCCCCAAATCAAAG GCGGGTATACATATCCTATCTGGACAGTGTTCACTTTTTTCAGCCACGCTGTTTGAGAACAGCAATCTACCATGAGATTCTTATTGGTTATCTGGAGTACGTCAAGAAACTAGG GTTTACCACTGGCCACATTTGGGCCTGCCCCCCTAGTGAGGGTGATGACTACATATTCCACTGTCATCCTGCAGACCAGAAGATACCCAAACCTAAGCGACTCCAAGAGTGGTATAAGAAAATGCTggataaagctgttgcagagcgTATTGTACATGATTATAAG GACATATTCAAGCAGGCTACAGAGGATCGTCTTACCAGCGCCAAAGAACTGCCCTATTTTGAAGGTGACTTTTGGCCCAATGTGCTTGAAGAGAGCATTaaggagctggaacaggaggaagaggagagaaaacgGGAGGAGAACAGTACTTCCAGTGAAAGTGTAGAT GCAACAAAGGGTGATAGCAAAAATGCcaagaaaaagaacaataagAAGACAAGCAAGAACAAGAGCAGTCTGAGCCGAGCCAACAAAAAGAAACCAGGGATGCCGAATGTCTCCAATGACCTGTCACAGAAGCTTTATGCTACTATGGAGAAGCACAAAGAG GTGTTCTTTGTTATCCGACTTATTGCTGGACCCAATTCCAATGCTCTTCCACCCATAATTGACCCGGATCCTTTAATGGCCTGTGATCTGATGGATGGGAGAGATGCTTTCCTGACACTGGCACGGGACAAGCACCTGGAGTTCTCTTCACTGAGGCGCTCTACATGGAGTTCAATGTGTATGCTGGTAGAGCTACACAACCAGAGCCAAGACAGATTTGTGTACACCTGTAATGAATGCAAACATCATGTTGAGACGCGCTTCCACTGTACTGTTTGTGAG GACTATGACCTTTGCATCACTTGCTACAAAACAAAAGGTCATGAGCACAAGATGGAGAAGCTTGGACTGGGCCTGGATGATGAAAGCAACAACCAAGCTGCAGCCTCCATGCAGAGTCCTGGAGACTCCCGCCGCCTCAGCATCCAACGTTGCATCCAGTCTTTAGTACATGCTTGCCAGTGCCGCAACGCCAACTGCTCACTTCCATCCTGTCAAAAGATGAAACGGGTGGTTCAGCACACCAAGGGCTGTAAGCGCAAAACTAATGGTGGTTGCCCCATCTGCAAGCAACTAATTGCACTATGCTGTTACCATGCTAAACACTGCCAAGAGAACAAGTGTCCTGTGCCATTCTGTCTCAACATCAAGCAGAAACTGCGtcagcagcagcttcagcatCGGGTTCAGCAGGCCCAAATGCTGCGGAGAAGGATGGCCAGCATGCAAAGAACAGGCCAATCGCCAATTGGTGGAAATGGAGGCTTGCCGTCACCTGGGAACAATGGTACTACAGGCCCTGGCACACCCACACCAAGCACTCAACCTCCCACACCACAGACTCCCACTCAACAATGTCCACCTCCTGTACCCCAACCTGGGGTTGCAGGTGGCCCACAACAGCAGCTGGCAGGAATGGTCCAGCATCATCAGTTCCAGCAACTGCCTCCAGGTGGAGGGATGATGAATTCTCCACAACAGCAGATGGTACAACAGCAACAACCGCAGCCACCTTCagtgcagcagcttcagcatcCTAACAGCCTTCCTCCGTATGTGCAAAGACCTCCAGGCTCTTCTCCACTCTCTCAGTCTATGGGGAAACCAGGCATGGGTCCAGCTAGCTTGCCTCAGCAACAACAGACAAATTCAGGGCAGTCAAACTTTCCCCAGCAGCAGCCCCCTGGTCCCCCAGCCGCCGCTCTGGAAATGGCATTGAAGATTCAGCGAGTGGCGGAGACTCAAAGGCAGATGGCTAAACAAAAGAACCTCCAGATAGGAGCAGGAATGcaacagcaaggagggcctcaGAACCAACTTCCTCCTCAGGTGCAGTTGCCACAGCAAGCTCCACAGGGTGGGGCTCCACTTCAGCCACCGCAGCAGCAGTGGGGGTCACCCAGCATGCCCCCTCAGCAACGAATGATGGGCCAAATGGCTCATCCAGGAATGGTTCCAGCTcaacaacagcagcaggttGCTCAGCAGCAGGTTGTTCAACAGCAGCTGCAGCTTCCtctacagcagcagcaacaaggGCATCCGGGAGTGATGGGCATGATGGGTAACCCAGGTGGGGCTACAGGTGCAGGGACTGGCACTGGAGGTCTCTCACAGAGTGCCTTGCAAGACCTTCTGAGGACTCTTCGGTCCCCTAGTTCCCCTCTCCAGCAGCAACAGGTCCTAAATATACTGCGCTCAAATCCTCAGCTTATGGCCACCTTCATCAAACAGCGTGCACCCAGATACCTTGGGAGAGGTGGTCCTGGAGCTGGAGGGGCAGGCCCAACAGTCATGGATGGGCAGCAGGTAAATGCTGGGACTCCTCAGCCAGGTATGCACATGGGCCAAGGGGCAGGCATGCCCCCAATGAATCCActtcaacagcagcagcagcagattcAACAGCGTTCTATGATGGGTGTGAAtatgcaacagcagcagcaaatgGCTGctttgcagcagcagcagcagcagcaacagcagcaaggAGTTATGCCAGGTCAAGGCAACATGTCTAATATCTCTCCCCAGTTCAGAGAATTGATGAGGAAACATttgcagcagcaacaacaacaacaacaacaacaacaacaacaacagcagcagcagcaacagatgggAAACCATAGTCAGTTCCAGCATCccccacagcagcagcagcatggtTATCTTGGCCAGCCTGGCATGCCTCCTCAGCAGCCTGGTCAACCTCAAGCTGCTGGACTCCAGCAGCAGCAAGGAGGACCCCAGCCTGGAATGCAGAACTACTCGGGATCCATGTCTCAGCAGGTGGCAGCAGCTTTGCAACAGAGGGTGCACcagatgcagcagcagcagcagcagaatgcTATGAGTGGGCTCCAAGGTGGTGATTTAGGtcctggaggaggtggcggtgGTGGTCCGCTCCAGCAGCAACAGCTACCGCCCCCTCAAGGTGGTTCCCAGCCTCAGCCTCCCCAGGCCATGCTCCAGCAAGCACTGCACCAAAGGCTCCTTCAGCAGCAGCACCTAGGTGGTGGGTCTCCTGCTCAGCACAACAGTCCCATGAGTCCTCAGCAGCAGATGTCCCAGTCTCCCCATTTGCAGGGTCAGCAGCTGCCCACTTCCCTTAGCAACCAGGTGCGGTCACCCCAGCCATCACCGCGGCCCCAGTCTCAGCCACCCAATTCTAGTCCATCTCCTCGCATGCAGCCCCAACCTTCTCCCCATCGCATCTCTCCCCAGACCCAGACAGGCTCTCCACATCCCGGTCATCTTCCCCAGCACCACGCTGGTATGGTGGCTCCACCACCTCCACAACAACCTCCGCAGCcatctcagcagcagcagaataACTCTTTGGACCAAGCTCAGTTTGGGTCAGACCAGAACACTATGCTTTCACAGCTTGGTGGAATGGGGAATCTGCATGGGCAGGGGGCTAATGACATGCTGGCTGGCAACAACCAAGACATGGGGACAAATATTAATCACAGCTCATTAGATCTAATGTAG